In one window of Photorhabdus laumondii subsp. laumondii DNA:
- a CDS encoding NAD-dependent epimerase: MKFLVTGAAGFIGFHVSQRLLQMGHEVVGIDNLNDYYDVNLKQARLDLLFDRSGFKFEKLDLADRIAIPDLFSRHQFQRVIHLGAQAGVRYSLQNPMAYIDSNIIGHINILEGCRHNNVEHLLYSSSSSVYGLNRKQPFSTNDSVDHPVSLYAATKKSDELMSHSYSHLYQLPTTGLRFFTVYGPWGRPDMALFKFTKAMLSGQPIDVYNHGNMVRDFTYIDDIVESIIRLQEIIPTSNEGWMVEDGQISASSAPYCIYNIGNGQPTRLGDFIEAIEESLGIQAKKNFMPMQDGDVLSTCADSSGIVQKIGFAPNTSVKQGVKQFVEWYLSFYHQSK; encoded by the coding sequence ATGAAATTCTTAGTCACAGGTGCTGCTGGTTTTATTGGCTTTCATGTGAGCCAGAGATTATTGCAAATGGGGCATGAGGTTGTGGGTATCGACAACCTTAATGACTATTATGATGTGAATCTCAAACAAGCACGGTTAGATCTATTATTTGATAGGTCAGGTTTTAAATTTGAAAAGCTAGATTTAGCTGACAGAATAGCCATTCCCGATCTTTTTTCGCGACACCAATTTCAGCGGGTTATCCATCTGGGAGCTCAGGCGGGTGTTCGCTATTCGTTGCAAAACCCAATGGCTTACATTGATTCGAATATAATAGGGCATATCAATATTCTGGAAGGTTGCCGTCACAATAATGTTGAGCATTTATTATATTCTTCTTCTAGTTCTGTTTATGGATTAAATAGAAAGCAACCGTTTTCTACAAACGATTCGGTTGATCATCCCGTTTCACTATATGCGGCAACGAAAAAATCAGATGAATTAATGTCTCACAGTTACTCTCATCTTTATCAGTTGCCAACGACAGGTTTGCGCTTCTTTACAGTATATGGTCCGTGGGGACGTCCTGATATGGCTTTATTTAAGTTCACCAAGGCCATGTTATCAGGGCAGCCTATTGATGTTTATAACCACGGTAATATGGTTAGAGATTTTACGTATATAGATGATATCGTTGAATCAATAATCAGATTGCAAGAGATCATTCCCACATCAAATGAGGGCTGGATGGTTGAAGATGGGCAAATATCTGCCAGCTCTGCCCCTTACTGTATTTATAATATTGGTAATGGTCAACCAACTAGACTAGGTGATTTTATTGAAGCAATAGAAGAATCATTAGGCATTCAGGCTAAGAAAAATTTCATGCCCATGCAAGATGGTGATGTTCTGTCGACCTGTGCTGATTCAAGTGGCATTGTCCAAAAA
- a CDS encoding UDP-glucose dehydrogenase family protein: protein MKVTVFGIGYVGLVQAAVLAEVGHNVLCIDIDANKVENLKNGQIPIFEPGLAPLVKKNYEEGRLNFSTDAKAGVAHGKLQFIAVGTPPDEDGSADLKYVTAVARTIAEYMDSYKVIIDKSTVPVGTADKVNAVVNETLRQRNIDIPFDVVSNPEFLKEGAAVADCMRPERIIIGCDNERVVDLMYELYEPFNRNHDRMIVMDIRSAELTKYAANCMLATKISFMNEISNLAEMLGADIEHVRQGIGSDSRIGYHFIYPGCGYGGSCFPKDVQALIRTAEQIGYQPKILRAVEQVNELQKHKLPSFVTRHFGEDLSGKTFSVWGLSFKPNTDDMREASSRVLMEALWQAGAKIQAYDPEAMQEAQRIYGQRDDLLLMGTKEAALKGADALIICTEWQSFRAPDFDVIKESLKTPVIFDGRNLYDPERLQSRGFTYYGIGRGASINPVI from the coding sequence ATGAAAGTTACGGTGTTTGGTATTGGCTATGTTGGCTTGGTTCAGGCGGCGGTTTTAGCTGAAGTCGGTCATAATGTTCTTTGTATTGATATAGATGCAAATAAAGTTGAAAATTTGAAAAATGGCCAAATTCCCATTTTTGAACCTGGATTAGCTCCACTGGTGAAAAAAAATTATGAAGAAGGCCGTCTGAATTTTAGTACGGATGCAAAGGCCGGTGTGGCACACGGTAAATTGCAATTTATTGCTGTTGGTACTCCTCCTGATGAAGATGGTTCAGCAGATTTGAAGTATGTGACAGCGGTTGCTCGTACTATTGCGGAATATATGGATAGCTATAAGGTGATTATCGATAAATCTACGGTTCCTGTTGGTACCGCAGATAAAGTTAATGCCGTTGTTAATGAGACTCTGCGTCAACGTAATATTGATATTCCATTTGATGTGGTTTCTAACCCTGAGTTCCTTAAAGAAGGCGCGGCTGTTGCAGATTGTATGCGCCCTGAACGGATTATTATTGGGTGTGACAATGAAAGAGTCGTTGACCTAATGTATGAATTGTATGAACCATTTAATCGTAATCATGATCGTATGATTGTGATGGATATCCGTAGCGCAGAACTGACAAAGTATGCTGCTAACTGTATGTTGGCAACGAAAATCAGTTTTATGAATGAGATATCTAATTTAGCTGAAATGCTTGGCGCTGATATTGAACATGTTCGTCAAGGAATTGGTTCTGATTCCCGTATTGGCTATCATTTTATCTATCCGGGCTGTGGTTATGGTGGCTCATGCTTCCCGAAAGATGTGCAGGCGTTAATTCGTACCGCAGAGCAAATTGGTTATCAGCCTAAAATTCTTCGTGCTGTGGAGCAAGTGAATGAACTGCAAAAGCATAAATTGCCTTCTTTTGTAACGCGCCATTTCGGTGAAGATTTATCCGGTAAGACATTTTCTGTCTGGGGATTATCGTTCAAACCGAATACCGATGATATGCGTGAAGCATCAAGCCGTGTTTTGATGGAAGCATTATGGCAGGCCGGAGCCAAAATACAGGCTTACGATCCTGAGGCGATGCAGGAAGCTCAGCGTATTTATGGTCAGCGTGATGATTTATTATTGATGGGAACTAAAGAAGCAGCGCTTAAGGGAGCCGATGCCTTGATCATTTGTACTGAATGGCAAAGTTTTCGTGCGCCAGATTTTGATGTCATCAAAGAGTCTCTCAAAACGCCGGTTATCTTTGATGGCCGGAATCTCTATGATCCTGAACGCCTGCAATCCCGAGGTTTTACTTATTATGGGATTGGTCGTGGTGCTTCCATTAATCCGGTTATCTGA